A genomic window from Scomber scombrus chromosome 18, fScoSco1.1, whole genome shotgun sequence includes:
- the tom1 gene encoding target of Myb protein 1 isoform X2, producing the protein MEFLMGNPFSTPVGQRIERATSSSLPSEDWALNMEICDVINSAEEGPRDAIRAVKKRIVGNKNFKEVMLTLTVLETCVKNCGYKFHILVTTRDFIEGVLVRSIIPRNNPPLILHDRVLGIVQAWADAFRSSPDLTGVVSVYEDLRRKGLEFPMTELDGYSPVQAPKKVTKLKTELGVVRSNLTMMSDMMSQLDPVTVKQADMELLEQLYTVCKEMQERIVKIVPRLSEEKLIEELLATNDEMNTAFTRYSRFERRITNGQNSTQKSHSYVNLANLNLTASESQPELASVAYDSLSSQMARLSTSETDDSDTLLQRRNLSAQERPSEQSEVAVDGLARAQDSRLQITGTIPINQSNVMDDIEKWLALEDEYDDFEDSDGVTSEEFDKFLAERAKAAELLPSVRASSQDTNHSES; encoded by the exons ATGGAGTTTTTAATGGGAAACCCGTTTAGCACTCCGGTGGGACAACGTATCG AGCGTGCGACCAGCTCCAGCCTGCCGTCCGAGGACTGGGCACTCAACATGGAAATCTGCGATGTCATCAACAGCGCAGAGGAAGG ACCCAGAGACGCAATCAGAGCCGTTAAGAAAAGGATTGTGGGGAACAAAAACTTCAAGGAGGTTATGCTGACGCTCACT GTCCTGGAGACGTGTGTGAAAAACTGCGGCTATAAGTTTCACATCCTGGTGACAACGAGGGATTTTATCGAGGGGGTTCTGGTGCGGTCGATCATCCCGAGGAACAACCCTCCTCTTATCCTGCACGACAGAGTGCTCGGTATCGTACAG GCGTGGGCTGATGCATTCCGAAGCTCACCAGACCTGACAGGTGTGGTGTCAGTGTATGAAGACCTGCGAAGGAAGGGACTTGAATTCCCCATGACAGAGCTGGACGGCTACTCACCCGTCCAAGCTCCCAAAAAG GTAACAAAGCTGAAGACAGAGCTGGGAGTGGTGCGGAGCAACCTGACTATGATGTCAGACATGATGAGTCAGCTGGATCCCGTCACGGTAAAACAAGCAGAcatggagctgctggag CAGTTATACACAGTTTGTAAGGAAATGCAAGAAAGGATAGTGAAGATCGTCCCCAGACTCAGTGAAGAGAAGCTGATTGAGGAGCTGCTGGCGACTAATGATGAGATGAACACCGCCTTCACTCGCTACAGCAG GTTTGAAAGACGAATAACAAACGGCCAAAACTCAACACAGAAG AGCCACTCATACGTCAACCTCGCAAACCTCAATCTCACAGCGTCTGAGAGCCAACCAGAGCTTGCATCCGTCGCCTATGACAGTTTGTCCAGTCAGATGGCAAGACTTA GCACAAGTGAAACAGATGATTCAGACACATTATTACAGAGGAGAAATCTCTCAGCTCAAGAAAGACCAAG CGAGCAGAGTGAAGTTGCAGTGGACGGCTTGGCTCGAGCTCAGGACAGCAGGCTACAAATCACTGGAACG ATTCCCATCAACCAGTCCAATGTAATGGATGATATTGAGAAATGGCTTGCACTGGAGGATGAG TATGATGACTTTGAGGACTCGGATGGTGTGACCAGTGAAG AGTTTGACAAGTTTCTGGCAGAAAGAGCAAAAGCAGCTGAGCTCCTGCCTTCTGTCCGAGCGTCCTCACAGGACACCAACCACTCCGAGTCTTAA
- the tom1 gene encoding target of Myb protein 1 isoform X1, whose amino-acid sequence MEFLMGNPFSTPVGQRIERATSSSLPSEDWALNMEICDVINSAEEGPRDAIRAVKKRIVGNKNFKEVMLTLTVLETCVKNCGYKFHILVTTRDFIEGVLVRSIIPRNNPPLILHDRVLGIVQAWADAFRSSPDLTGVVSVYEDLRRKGLEFPMTELDGYSPVQAPKKTLPGNRPAVTTLPAVVLSSKPPLVPPLTSELKQALEGTDALTPNQVTKLKTELGVVRSNLTMMSDMMSQLDPVTVKQADMELLEQLYTVCKEMQERIVKIVPRLSEEKLIEELLATNDEMNTAFTRYSRFERRITNGQNSTQKSHSYVNLANLNLTASESQPELASVAYDSLSSQMARLSTSETDDSDTLLQRRNLSAQERPSEQSEVAVDGLARAQDSRLQITGTIPINQSNVMDDIEKWLALEDEYDDFEDSDGVTSEEFDKFLAERAKAAELLPSVRASSQDTNHSES is encoded by the exons ATGGAGTTTTTAATGGGAAACCCGTTTAGCACTCCGGTGGGACAACGTATCG AGCGTGCGACCAGCTCCAGCCTGCCGTCCGAGGACTGGGCACTCAACATGGAAATCTGCGATGTCATCAACAGCGCAGAGGAAGG ACCCAGAGACGCAATCAGAGCCGTTAAGAAAAGGATTGTGGGGAACAAAAACTTCAAGGAGGTTATGCTGACGCTCACT GTCCTGGAGACGTGTGTGAAAAACTGCGGCTATAAGTTTCACATCCTGGTGACAACGAGGGATTTTATCGAGGGGGTTCTGGTGCGGTCGATCATCCCGAGGAACAACCCTCCTCTTATCCTGCACGACAGAGTGCTCGGTATCGTACAG GCGTGGGCTGATGCATTCCGAAGCTCACCAGACCTGACAGGTGTGGTGTCAGTGTATGAAGACCTGCGAAGGAAGGGACTTGAATTCCCCATGACAGAGCTGGACGGCTACTCACCCGTCCAAGCTCCCAAAAAG ACTTTGCCTGGGAATAGACCTGCTGTAACTACTCTTCCTGCTGTGGTCCTATCTTCCAAACCTCCACTCGTTCCACCCCTGACCTCTGAGCTAAAACAGGCCTTAGAGGGAACTGATGCCTTAACTCCCAACCAG GTAACAAAGCTGAAGACAGAGCTGGGAGTGGTGCGGAGCAACCTGACTATGATGTCAGACATGATGAGTCAGCTGGATCCCGTCACGGTAAAACAAGCAGAcatggagctgctggag CAGTTATACACAGTTTGTAAGGAAATGCAAGAAAGGATAGTGAAGATCGTCCCCAGACTCAGTGAAGAGAAGCTGATTGAGGAGCTGCTGGCGACTAATGATGAGATGAACACCGCCTTCACTCGCTACAGCAG GTTTGAAAGACGAATAACAAACGGCCAAAACTCAACACAGAAG AGCCACTCATACGTCAACCTCGCAAACCTCAATCTCACAGCGTCTGAGAGCCAACCAGAGCTTGCATCCGTCGCCTATGACAGTTTGTCCAGTCAGATGGCAAGACTTA GCACAAGTGAAACAGATGATTCAGACACATTATTACAGAGGAGAAATCTCTCAGCTCAAGAAAGACCAAG CGAGCAGAGTGAAGTTGCAGTGGACGGCTTGGCTCGAGCTCAGGACAGCAGGCTACAAATCACTGGAACG ATTCCCATCAACCAGTCCAATGTAATGGATGATATTGAGAAATGGCTTGCACTGGAGGATGAG TATGATGACTTTGAGGACTCGGATGGTGTGACCAGTGAAG AGTTTGACAAGTTTCTGGCAGAAAGAGCAAAAGCAGCTGAGCTCCTGCCTTCTGTCCGAGCGTCCTCACAGGACACCAACCACTCCGAGTCTTAA